From a single Eleginops maclovinus isolate JMC-PN-2008 ecotype Puerto Natales chromosome 18, JC_Emac_rtc_rv5, whole genome shotgun sequence genomic region:
- the LOC134880020 gene encoding fibroblast growth factor 12-like isoform X3 — protein sequence MEGKEKAPAEPQLKGIVTRLFSEQGFFLQMQPDGAISGNKDENSDYTLFNLIPVGLRVVAMQGVKAGLYVGMNAEGFLYTSDVFTAECKFKESVFENYYVIYSSTLYRQHESGRAWFLGLNKDGVIMKGNRVKKTKPCSHFVPRPIEVCMYKEPSLHELEEKLLKSSRSPTINGGERRVLEEQEEEDLTEQDGS from the exons ATGGAGGGCAAAGAGAAAGCACCGGCAG agccGCAGCTGAAGGGCATTGTGACGCGTCTCTTCAGCGAGCAGGGCTTCTTCCTGCAGATGCAGCCGGATGGAGCCATCAGCGGGAACAAGGACGAGAACAGCGACTACa CGCTGTTTAACCTGATCCCTGTAGGACTGAGGGTGGTGGCCATGCAGGGGGTGAAGGCTGGTCTCTATGTGGGCATGAACGCTGAGGGCTTCCTCTacacatca gatgtgTTCACAGCGGAGTGTAAGTTTAAGGAGTCTGTGTTTGAGAACTACTACGTGATATACTCGTCGACGCTGTACAGGCAGCACGAGTCGGGCCGGGCCTGGTTCCTCGGACTCAACAAGGACGGAGTCATCATGAAGGGGAACCGGGTCAAGAAGACCAAGCCCTGCTCACACTTTGTGCCTCGACCCATCGAag tGTGCATGTACAAGGAGCCGTCGCTGCACGAGCTGGAGGAGAAACTCCTGAAGTCGTCGAGGAGCCCCACGATCAACGGGGGGGAGCGGCGGGtcctggaggagcaggaggaggaagatctCACAGAGCAGGACGGGTCATAG
- the LOC134880020 gene encoding fibroblast growth factor 12-like isoform X2 translates to MTRYCSLLRRLLRGQRQAEEADEEKGSTLKESNLQEPQLKGIVTRLFSEQGFFLQMQPDGAISGNKDENSDYTLFNLIPVGLRVVAMQGVKAGLYVGMNAEGFLYTSDVFTAECKFKESVFENYYVIYSSTLYRQHESGRAWFLGLNKDGVIMKGNRVKKTKPCSHFVPRPIEVCMYKEPSLHELEEKLLKSSRSPTINGGERRVLEEQEEEDLTEQDGS, encoded by the exons ATGACCCGGTACTGCAGCCTGCTGCGGCGCCTGCTGCGTGGACAGCGGCAGGCTGAGGAGGCAGACGAGGAAAAGGGCAGCACTCTGAAGGAGAGCAACCTGCAGG agccGCAGCTGAAGGGCATTGTGACGCGTCTCTTCAGCGAGCAGGGCTTCTTCCTGCAGATGCAGCCGGATGGAGCCATCAGCGGGAACAAGGACGAGAACAGCGACTACa CGCTGTTTAACCTGATCCCTGTAGGACTGAGGGTGGTGGCCATGCAGGGGGTGAAGGCTGGTCTCTATGTGGGCATGAACGCTGAGGGCTTCCTCTacacatca gatgtgTTCACAGCGGAGTGTAAGTTTAAGGAGTCTGTGTTTGAGAACTACTACGTGATATACTCGTCGACGCTGTACAGGCAGCACGAGTCGGGCCGGGCCTGGTTCCTCGGACTCAACAAGGACGGAGTCATCATGAAGGGGAACCGGGTCAAGAAGACCAAGCCCTGCTCACACTTTGTGCCTCGACCCATCGAag tGTGCATGTACAAGGAGCCGTCGCTGCACGAGCTGGAGGAGAAACTCCTGAAGTCGTCGAGGAGCCCCACGATCAACGGGGGGGAGCGGCGGGtcctggaggagcaggaggaggaagatctCACAGAGCAGGACGGGTCATAG
- the LOC134880020 gene encoding fibroblast growth factor 12-like isoform X1 produces MAAAIASSLIRQKRQARETNSEKVATNKRRTSPSKDPRSLCERHIFSVFSKVRFCSGKKRPVRRKPEPQLKGIVTRLFSEQGFFLQMQPDGAISGNKDENSDYTLFNLIPVGLRVVAMQGVKAGLYVGMNAEGFLYTSDVFTAECKFKESVFENYYVIYSSTLYRQHESGRAWFLGLNKDGVIMKGNRVKKTKPCSHFVPRPIEVCMYKEPSLHELEEKLLKSSRSPTINGGERRVLEEQEEEDLTEQDGS; encoded by the exons ATGGCGGCGGCCATCGCCAGCTCCCTGATCCGACAGAAGCGTCAGGCCCGCGAGACCAACAGCGAGAAGGTCGCCACCAACAAGAGGAGAACCAGTCCCAGCAAAGACCCACGCTCGCTGTGTGAGCGGCACATCTTCAGCGTCTTCAGCAAGGTCCGCTTCTGCAGCGGCAAGAAGAGACCCGTCAGACGGAAACCAG agccGCAGCTGAAGGGCATTGTGACGCGTCTCTTCAGCGAGCAGGGCTTCTTCCTGCAGATGCAGCCGGATGGAGCCATCAGCGGGAACAAGGACGAGAACAGCGACTACa CGCTGTTTAACCTGATCCCTGTAGGACTGAGGGTGGTGGCCATGCAGGGGGTGAAGGCTGGTCTCTATGTGGGCATGAACGCTGAGGGCTTCCTCTacacatca gatgtgTTCACAGCGGAGTGTAAGTTTAAGGAGTCTGTGTTTGAGAACTACTACGTGATATACTCGTCGACGCTGTACAGGCAGCACGAGTCGGGCCGGGCCTGGTTCCTCGGACTCAACAAGGACGGAGTCATCATGAAGGGGAACCGGGTCAAGAAGACCAAGCCCTGCTCACACTTTGTGCCTCGACCCATCGAag tGTGCATGTACAAGGAGCCGTCGCTGCACGAGCTGGAGGAGAAACTCCTGAAGTCGTCGAGGAGCCCCACGATCAACGGGGGGGAGCGGCGGGtcctggaggagcaggaggaggaagatctCACAGAGCAGGACGGGTCATAG